Part of the Henckelia pumila isolate YLH828 chromosome 2, ASM3356847v2, whole genome shotgun sequence genome is shown below.
aactaaatctaattatttaataatttacgAATACAATTAATTAGATAGTATGACTTTCATTTTTTGGTaagttttttaataataaatatttgaaatcttttatttattaattaaatattcttgactataatttttttttgaatttgaatttagtaaaaataataaataaaatatagtcaaaaatatttaaaactctattttattaaaaactaaTTATGAAACATAAGATCAATTAATTGAATGAATGACTTTAATTTTatgataattattttaatagaaaatttttgattaattacttaaatattattgactaaattttatttattatttttattaatttcaaataaaacaaaaaaaaaaaaaaaaaaaaggaatcgGGACAGTGTCCCGTCATTGGCAGAGGCCTGCCATGGTTCTGCCACCATGGCAGAAACCCTGCCAAATCCGGGACACTGAGTCCCGGATTATAGTAGTTTCATAAAGTTTTATagaatgatttatttttataattaatttttaaatttatattattttttaaaaaaaaaaccgtaATACCCCCACTAGAATCGAACCACCCCTTCTTCAGATTTTTACAAAAACCACATCAGAATTATCACATGCTGCCTTTGCAAATTCTTGGTTTTGCAGAGCTTGTAGGGGGGTCAAACAAAATACTTGGATTTTATATTTGGTAGTATATTTGTTATCTGCGATTTCGATCATATGTATCgtctaattttaattttaattttaattttagtatatatatatatatataattttagttatgtCCATAACATGACGTTGACGCTTAATGTGTGTAATATCGCAACAACAAGGCTACAAACAAAACCCAAAATACCGCACCCTTTGTTGTTGACATCACACACCACAATCCACATGCACTATCAGTTGATGTGgtcaaatttatatatatttttttgtctttttacACCTGcatatttattttctttgtaTTTTGTTTTGAACGGGGACAGAGGACGGGGGTAACAGTGTGtcaaatttatttgattttgtcttTAAAGTTACCtcaattaaaaaagaaaaaaaaaaaagaaaagaaagcaaaTTAATACaaaactatttatttatttaatacatAAATGTTCCAATTGATATAAACAGTGATTAATTGCAAGAGAGAGATTAATTTGATGGAGTGGTACAGGGAGAAGGTAATTGTAAAGAATATAGCCGTAGCCAGCAGATTTACTTAGGTAGTTTTGTCACATAAACATTAAATTTGAAAGTATTGATTCACTAGCAAAAAATCAAAGACCCAGTAAACAAAAAAGACGTGAAAGATCTAAATGACAGAAGCATTGTAGGCTCAAGGCTTTTTTAAGCATTCATGGCTTCGAGAATGTTTTAAGTTGActtgaatacaaatccaatgtCAATTACTAATATCATTATCTCATGTTTACCTCAGCCAGCCAGCCTAagatagtgtttgagagagcttctaaAAAGCACTTCACAacttttcgttaacaaaatttaacaaaatttcaaatttttgttaacgGAAAAGCTGAGAAATGCTTCTAAGAAGCTTTCCCAAACATTACCTTATGTAACATCAGTGTTCCTACAAAAGAATTAAGATTACCTTCAACTGTCATGCAAAAAAGAAGGAATAGTAAAAGTCCTACTCCAAAGTAAAAGCAGTACCAGAAAGTATATCCTCTACGATTTAGATCAAGCTCATCAGCCAAAAGCGAGAAGTCGAATATCACAAGGAATACTCCATCAGGGTCAGAACACTTACAGATGATAGTATCGTTGTACCACAGCATTTCGTTCCATTTTGATGTGATCAAGTTTCAAGTTTTCATCAGAAGAAAGAAGTTTGAAGTCCAAGTACTTTTTCCCAACTGATGGTCCTCAGCAAGATCATATTCATTAAAGATGAAACAAGGAATCTATAAACAAGATGTGTTCTAAATATAAGAAAGGAAACTTACTCAACCAAGCAACATCCCCTTTACAAAATGTTCGTCACCTGGCATTGCAGCATCGCCGGATAGAATACATTCTATTTCATGCATTGCCCTCTAATCTTATTTATCGTACAGAAAGAAACGACGTTGCAGAGAGACACCCAGCAAGAAAGGGCTTGCTAGAATATGAATGTATGTTAGGTTTGATCCGAAAGATTGGAATAAGTTAATTAAAGACTACTTGTATGCCCGAAGCTCTTTGCTCTAGCTTACAAGCATTCTCCACATAGTCTAATGCCTAATAGTATAGTTGTATCAATTCTCTTCTAAAACAACCAAAGATCAAGTCTACAGCTATGGTTACCAGTTCCAACCTGAATTTGAGAACTAAAACAGAAACCAATCCTTCTGTCTCCTTGATTTAACCACATATTTGACAACCATTTGATTGTGTGAAACTTAATATATTAAGAACTCGCACAATTGTTAATTTAGCACTTAATATGAATAATAAGGAAAAGGAAAACATATTTACagttcaaaaatttgtaaaGCAATCCATGGTAAGttctacacacacacacacacgaaaGAACACTAAACAAATGAAGTAAATCTAGATTATGGCGGAGAACTGGAGATAGTAAAACTACTTGAATCTGAATTCTATGTCCCAAAACTGTTTACTAGTCTCCCTATACAAGTGTTATCGATTATGCAAAAGAATGGAAGCATATATAGTAGTAAAAgttattgaggaaataaaaatTCGATACATACCCaacgataattctaataataaAACAACACTTGAAGAAAACAAACAAAATATAAGTGCCAACTTTGTGGCAAAAATTTATGACCCAGAATAAATCAAGTTCAAAAGAGAGTCCAAATTCCTCGGCAGTAGATCCTTGACCATTCAGCATCCCATAAAAATAGCCAAAGCAAATTCTGCATCTAGCTTGATCATTCTCTTGAGGCACCTTTCTTTGGTTTCACATCCTTCGCCTTTAAAATCCTTCCACTTGTTTTTCCATTATGCTCCATGTTTTTCTTTCCAGCGGACTTCTCTAAACCTGTTAACCTATCTTCCTTTGAATTCCTGCCCTCCACCTTCTCTGCTTTGGCCTTTTTCTTCTCCCGCATTTTCCCATTCAACTGATACAAAACTACGCTTGTTCCTTTTATTCCCCTTATTTTCTGGAATTGTTAAATCATCATCCTCAATAGCTTTCGTCTCTTCATTACCATCAGCATCACTTCCGTTCATCAAAATTCCTTCCCTTTTCTTCTGTCCCACAAATTCATCATCATTCGCACTCCCCACTACCTCATTCCCGTCCATATCATCTTCTTTATCATCATCCTTCTCCATAACATCGCCAACATCCATATATTGAAGCTCATGAATTCTCCcagtcttcttcttcttattcttcCCATCCTTAGATTCAGCCTCATTATCATTGGGTTTCACTAGCTCGGCTCCCTTCTCACTTTTCGCACCTTCTATTTTCAACTTGACGTCTGGCAAAGCTTGATAAATCGGCAGAGCCACAGAGTCATAGAACTTCAGGTGCAAACTCCTCACACCATTCCACTTCTTTGGCACCTTCTCAGTAGCCCCCACAATCGCATCAAACATATTATCCACAAGTTCATCCTTTTCCATGGACACTTTTCCGACCTTGACCACACAACATGTCCCGGTCCTCAAGTACAGTAACGCACTTCCCAAAGCCCTATCCACTTGAAACTTCAAATTTTTCTTACCCAAATCCACCCCCAAAGGCAGCTTCTTTTTCTTGAAAAACTCCTTACCTATCAACTTGGGTAGCAAGTGAACAACCCTTTTATCCACCAAAAATAAGTCATAACTATCACAAAGCTTCCTTTTTGCTTCAAAGGGCTTGTAATTTGTCTTCAGCTTGGAAATCTTAAGAACTTTTGAGATGGGAATGTTCTGTGATTTCACAAGTTTCTTGATATCTTCAGAAATAGGAGTCGTTGATTGATCCCTGTCGTCTATGATCAAGTAAATCTGCGACGAAAGGTCCAAGATGGGATGAGGAAGCCAAATTTGAAACGGTTTGGTAGGCGATTTCGAAGGAATTTTCTTGAGGGTGAGGTTCAGATAGACGTAGTCATCGTTGGGGAAAAGCTGCGGCTTTTGGCTGGCGTATTGTTTGGATTTGTATTGCAAGAGAGCACCGACCGCCCTCTCAATCGTCGACTTGTTAACTCTTGATTCGGTCGGGACTGTTTTTTTTTGCGGCCGAAGCCATTTTTGAGCAGAGAAAGTGACTGCGGCGGTTACAAGAAAAATGGCTGAGCATGAAATTGGTGGTGCTCAAACACAAAAGCCCAATTCAAATGTAAGTGGGCTACAATAACATGCAGTGAATTAAATTATTGGTTCTCAAACACCAAAGCCCAATTAAATGTAAGTGGGCCAAAATACATGGACATGCGCAGCATGAAAGTCGTGCTCCTCAAACACAAAAGTCCAATTCAAATGTATCATTATCatctattaataaaaatattgttttgccCCTTCTGGGGGGTCAACCcttttaaaaatattgttttgagCTCTCGGAATATTCTAAATAAGACCAATTAGTACTTATATTAATCTGTAGTGGTAGTGGTGTAGAAACTTTGAACACTCTACAAACATGTAGTTGTATATAGAAAACGGTAGATTGGAACATTATAGAATCTTATCGCTTATAAATATGTTTGTATATTTCATTTGTAAAACAACCCAAGTTATAATAACACATTTTCTCCCGAAATCTCTCGGTTTTTTTGTGCCATTGTTTGGTGCAGCCTCATATAAGTAtctttcagaaaaaaaaaaaaatattgtcttGTTATCGCAAGACAAGATGCTTTGATCAAGTATCATTACACTTTTTTAATTATCGATGACttagaaattcaatttaaaaaatgaaaaattatttCCACCAACTCAAGATCTCGtagataaatattaattaaatttaaagtataatctataaatttatataaaacaGAATAGTATTTCAAAAAAAGTAACTACAAATTTCTCCGCCTAAAAatcaatactaaaaataaaaagataattaatgatagaaaaataataaattattatgaaGAATGATAATTATTGACAACTATTCGACACATATTCCAAAACAAGATGAATAAATGTCTTTTTGGATTTTGCATAGATATTCaaactatttatttttaaatcataataacagagtttaaataatatataaattaaattcataatttaatatgaattaaataattcaaatattctTATGTTAAAAAATCTATTAATATATAAAAGCACATTT
Proteins encoded:
- the LOC140878078 gene encoding putative ribosome biogenesis protein C306.07c is translated as MDNLPRLEFGAIFLVTAAVTFSAQKWLRPQKKTVPTESRVNKSTIERAVGALLQYKSKQYASQKPQLFPNDDYVYLNLTLKKIPSKSPTKPFQIWLPHPILDLSSQIYLIIDDRDQSTTPISEDIKKLVKSQNIPISKVLKISKLKTNYKPFEAKRKLCDSYDLFLVDKRVVHLLPKLIGKEFFKKKKLPLGVDLGKKNLKFQVDRALGSALLYLRTGTCCVVKVGKVSMEKDELVDNMFDAIVGATEKVPKKWNGVRSLHLKFYDSVALPIYQALPDVKLKIEGAKSEKGAELVKPNDNEAESKDGKNKKKKTGRIHELQYMDVGDVMEKDDDKEDDMDGNEVVGSANDDEFVGQKKREGILMNGSDADGNEETKAIEDDDLTIPENKGNKRNKRSFVSVEWENAGEEKGQSREGGGQEFKGR